In Quercus robur chromosome 11, dhQueRobu3.1, whole genome shotgun sequence, the sequence AGGTCATCATATTATCAACATATTTGGACTGTGGAGtcctttgattttttaaaatttcattaactaattcaaaaataaatagatagtaGGATCTAATTCCATTATTAACATTCCGtcaatttatacaaactcagaTTGAATACTCAAATTTTCaagattatttaattaattatgactaTACTAATCATAATTAAGTGAAACAAATAGGAAACTTTTAATCATTTTGTAACCAGAGTTGTAGTAGCCTATGTTACCTCAGAGACCATGTCATTGAGGGCCATAGCTAAAAGCTCCCAGATGTAACAACACTCTTTGCTAGATGGATCTTCACTTCTTCTCCCTAAAAATGTTAACACCATTCCCCCTCCTACCATCAGCTCCTCTGCACGGCACTTCAGAAACACTGAAAAATCTCTTTGAAATTGCTCGTAGTATGCCCTAAGTACACTTGGTGGGCTTGTAGATGCCATGTATATGTTCCCTTTGTTATTATCCAGCCCTTCTGGAACCTATTGCACAATAAAATTCATATCATTACTgtgtattttttattctcatgcTAGTAAAGTGTGAACTATATCTGGCAATTTATCATTGCATAGAtcttgaataattttttttaaaatcacttTTTATAATTCGAAAATTACAATGATGGTGCGAAGATTTGAGTTGTGAACATCTCTGTTATAAATACAAATAGGTGTTAGTTGAGCTGACACGTAGATCTTGAATAGTTACattaagaaaaatgctaaagcaTGTATTACCAAAAGCACATCTTATGAAGAATTTGATAACTTAGTAATACCAATTGACCTCAAGAATAGGAATAACTATGTCTTATGTATTTAAGATCAATTGAATGCTAAAGTAATTCTTGAGTGATTGACATATAAATTACTCATTTCATAAGTGCTTAATTGGAGGTGGTTATTTGTGTATTGTTGCATACAATATTTCATTCATATGAATGGGTTTGAGAGGGATATTGTATGCTATCATTATACAATATAATAAATCATCACTTCACATTAACAATGAGGTTTCAATTTCTTGCTTAAAATTCAAGATAAGAAATgcaaatttcttttgtaatgCAGTATTAGAGTAAATCATCTTGAGCTCAAACCTTGTTTTCAttctacctctcatttaaaaagttaaaaatcacaCATGGAGGGCGTTTGGATTCAGATGAATCCAGTGTCCACGTTTCCAGTGTTGCGTTtcgctttgttttttttttttttttttttttgcccgcatttgttgactttggaGACAAAATGTACTGTTATGAACAGTGTatatactgttcatgcactgtacATATACTGTTcacgtattaaaaaatattaaaaaatattaaaaatgggtcccacagtactatttacacatttaaaaattattttgctacagtgttttcaattttcagtttcagcaacaataagctcaatccaaacggacccatgtTGGCCTTTTGGATAAAGTGGTAGTTTATTAATCACATGATTATggatataattattaattaaattaacctTTTTTCTGTTTAAAGAATAAGTTACCTGAGATAACCATTGGAGACTGTAAGAAGAGTGCAAAAAATGCAAACTGTCGCTTGGAAAAAGCCTACCATAAAAAGAACCAGGAGTTCCTGAGAACAAACATGGACCAGCACCAGGCCCCATTTGACAACTCATTTGTTTTTGGAAGCTTGGCAATGACTTGAAAATGGTATTAAAGTCATTTCCAGGAAGGTCGTTCAAAAACACTTGATATTCAAGTGATTCATGGCCTAATTTTTTGCGAAGCTTTTCCACTACCTTGATAATTTCAGTAACCACAAAAAAAGTGTTTGGTCCTGAAGAACAACCCAAGTCAGCGATGGCTAGGCTCCTTGGCAAGGTCCTGCAATAGAGATTGGTAATAGCTTCCTCTGTGATTGGTCTGGTCAAAGATATTACTTTTTGCTGTCAAAGTCCAAACAAAATGAGTTTGAATGAGTAGTAATTTATATGCTCATAAACTAAGAAAATAATTGTCCTTTATGAAATGGGTTGTGTATGGTAAAATGAAGTGATGATAATAGCGTATATCTTATATTCAACTATTCAAAGTATTGtaatttttcttcctctttgtGTTTAGTCAATCAAACTAGCGCAGtaaaaaaacttttatgttataacaaagaaaaataattgtcACACACTCATTATTATATATTCTCTATACAAACACTACCTCAGATTGAATTCGTGTTCTTAAAAcactattttagttaaaaatgtgaaattataaaatcatatttttaaaacatgattttacaattttaactaATATCGTGTTTTCAAAGTGTGCAATAACgagtatttaataaaattttctacgTAACAATATATGGCACATAAAAAATGTCCTTTTTAACATGGCATTGGCCTGACTTGAACAGTCAATTAAGTGGGAATATCATGTACCACCTGTATATATGAACCTATATGATTTGAAAATATTCGTGGTAGGGGTTTGGTAATTAATTTTACCTGAACCAGAGAGTTGTTTGCATAACTTGTTTCACCTTTTCCACCATTCATGTGGAGCACTTGAACAACTTccatttctctcttctctcttgtgTATAGATGAGTGATTCTGTGAGTTTATGCTGTGACTGTGTCGTAGGAGAGGAACCCAATTTATAAGCATAGCCATTTGCCTTTCCTGAATAAAGTATAAACTAGTGGTGGTAATTgtcagaccaaaaaatagaaaaaattgtgGACATGAATTTTCTGGTTTCTTGGGGTTAATAATGGACGTAACCATGACTGAGATTGTGCAGCCATGtgtacataaaaaattagaagcCAATTTCGTTACTGCTTTGCTTTGATATAATAATTGAttcacaaaaaaacccaaaagagtGTTTGTTATGAGTGTTCACCAACCAGAGTTTTGTCAGTTTCCATTGTAACTGTGCATGCAAAGTTAGTGTATTTGGGTAATGATGTAAGTGATGTATGTAACTGATGTGTGACCTCATCCAATTTTAACGTATTCAccagtgtctttttttttttttttttaataattttttttttaagaatgtcAATTTATGGTGTCCATTCTTGATAATAGTTatttatcattagactaagatatcaatcagtttttggtgtaggcgggttGAACCCCTCATTTCTTATTCAGCAATCCgaaattttactagttgagttaactgaaatCCACCAGTATCTTAAAAACACATGAAACAAATATTTGATCCTCAAAAAGTTtgtccaatttttattttattttatccttAACATTTAAAAAGTAGCAACTTGGCCTTTAAATAATGTAAAACGATTCATTTTGGTCAGTACACTAATCTGAAAATTGATGTTGTCTAATTGGCCATATTTACAATAGAAAAGGGTATGGATGATGACTTAGAAATTACATGCGAGCAACCACAGTAAA encodes:
- the LOC126706622 gene encoding S-adenosyl-L-methionine:benzoic acid/salicylic acid carboxyl methyltransferase 1-like, translating into MEVVQVLHMNGGKGETSYANNSLVQQKVISLTRPITEEAITNLYCRTLPRSLAIADLGCSSGPNTFFVVTEIIKVVEKLRKKLGHESLEYQVFLNDLPGNDFNTIFKSLPSFQKQMSCQMGPGAGPCLFSGTPGSFYGRLFPSDSLHFLHSSYSLQWLSQVPEGLDNNKGNIYMASTSPPSVLRAYYEQFQRDFSVFLKCRAEELMVGGGMVLTFLGRRSEDPSSKECCYIWELLAMALNDMVSEGLIEEDKMDSFNIPQYTPSPSEVKSEVLKGGYFSIDRLEVSAVKWNDYDSEFNPSIAFSDDGYNVANCMRAVAEPLLVNQFGDAIIDEVFRRYRKIISDHISKENTQFINVTISMKKSGHFII